In Candidatus Obscuribacterales bacterium, the genomic stretch ACCCTATATCTCTGGATAGCACTGCTACAAAGCGATGGTTAAGACTGACTCGATACCGTCAACTCTTCCTGCTTCTTCAAGCGACGCTTGCGGGCATAGAGTTGGATAATCACCGCGATCGCCAACACCGCCGCTCCAGTTCCCCAAGCCGTAGCGCTGGTGGGCAGGCTGTTCTTAAAGATGGCGAGCAGCACAATCAAGCCCAGCAAAATCGTAGGGATTTCGTTAATCCGCCGCATTTGCATACTGTTAATCGTGCAGGTATCTTCAGCAAGCTGGCGCTGCAGCCGTCCACAGTAGAAGTGGAATCCCAACAGAATCGCGACCAAGAGCAGCTTCACGTGCAGCCATGCTTCCCGCATCACGTGGGGTTCTGTGGCAACGATCGCGATCGCCATGGTGATGGTGAACATCATGGCAGGCATCATGATCAGCTT encodes the following:
- the hemJ gene encoding protoporphyrinogen oxidase HemJ, whose amino-acid sequence is MAYLWFKAFHIIGFVAWFAGLFYLPRLFVYHIETDERPEPIRSALKEEYSRMEKRLYKLIMMPAMMFTITMAIAIVATEPHVMREAWLHVKLLLVAILLGFHFYCGRLQRQLAEDTCTINSMQMRRINEIPTILLGLIVLLAIFKNSLPTSATAWGTGAAVLAIAVIIQLYARKRRLKKQEELTVSSQS